Sequence from the Paramisgurnus dabryanus chromosome 3, PD_genome_1.1, whole genome shotgun sequence genome:
AATATACAGTAGTTGGCTATACCCTTTTATTACACAGCtggttggaatgcttgattctgattggccagtagtgacatttgcaggtttgttatttccAGATAACAACTGCTTAAAACTAATATCACACGGTAACCCAGATGCTGCTAATTATTTTAACAGGTACAAAAATACAATATGAAGTTTTCTTTTAATAAGATTATATTTACAAAAGACTAAACCAAATAGGGTGTTTTGTGACATTTAAACTCTTTTCTTATCTTAAAAACCAAAAAAAGTGTTTTCCTCgtggaaggtctgcattcgttaaaaattagcaaataaaatatttcaaatcaatatttaatgttccttacctacTCACGAGGTAAATAGTCGTGTATgaagcaggataatgtacatGCGGTCAGTTGTTATtgtgaaataagccccttcgATGTGATACAAGACCCACTGCTTCGTGTCGGGTACTGATCACACTGCCTATACATTATACATTACTTAGTGTAGCCAACTTCTGCTTCAAATGTATATTGTAGTTTAACTACTTTAAATAGTAATTACTAGCCAAGCCTCCTCAATTTAGACATTATGCAATTACAAACGTTTTAAATCTCAGCAGAGTAAATTGCTTAAGACATAACCAACAACCCTACAGTAAACCCCTGATCTTTACACACTTACAATTAAAAGTAGGCTAGGTCtctaaataaaaatgcattgtgggaaaaacatctcaaactagtatatgtgtatgtattttAGATTTACAGAGTAGGCTAAGCTTGTCTATAGGAGATCAcaggaaaagagttaaaaaggACGTAAGGGAGTAGGAGCGAGTGTTAAGCGGGGAGGGTTATCACTGAGATTATTTTAGACGTGTCATTAAATCTGATACATGGATTGAGAACAGAGACTCCAGTGGGCTTGGGGGGCAGCAGAAAAACAGACAGTGCAGAAAGATGCACCTGACTAACACGgatagaaaaaaagaaaaggagaTGTGAAATGACAAGTTGACATGTGACAGTATGAAGCAGTGTTTGCATCTGATCCATTGAGGGTGAAAGAGAGACTCTGGGTGAAAGTCAATGAACAGTATCAAATTTGTTTCCCATAAGCCATCCAAATACATAGGACAACCAACGTACTGCCAAAAGAGATCAGTATACTGCAGGGATAATGACAGATAAGTAAAGTAAGTAAACTAACGCGAGTAAAacgagagagcaagagagagtgaaagcgagagagagcgagagcgagagagagagagagagagagagagagagagagagagagagagagagagagagagagagagagagagagagagagagagagagagagagagagatggggcTCATTCTCAAGTTTCACCTTAGAGATCTCAGGTGATATTTTTAGAGTAAGGACAACCCTTCAGGGAACATTAACACAGAAACGGGGGCTTGTATTAATAAACAGACCGACTCAAAGGCCGAAATCGCCATGGAAACGCATACTTCTGTAAGATTTTGTACTTTTGATGACTTAAGCAAAGTCAAAATAAGGATGTGCTATTATGATAGGGAACCACATAACAGCCAACAAGATCACATACACTCTAAacacaaacggtgctaaatagcactaaaagtggttcttggctcgtaatcataggaaccattttaagtgctatatagcaccgataaagtacctgtgtagcaccagtgtagaaccatattatgctatgtagaaccatatgtggtgctatagcactaaaaatggttcctctatgattatgaaccaagaaccacttttagtgctgtttagcactgtttgtttttaaaaagtgtacaTATCAAAAATGTTACTTTTCTCAACATTGTTTTcaatgcaaacacacatgctcgATTTAGTATTACACAGGTAGTACTATCTCCATGAAAAGTGCATTTAAGGTGCACATTGGATCAGTGTATGTATATCCTGGAACCCTACCCGTGGCCATGGGTTTACTTGCAAGCACCAGCTGAGAAGCATTTGATTGATTAAAATGTGCTACAGCGTCTAATTGGTTGCTTTAGCCTGTGTTGTTCAGAGAAGTCATTTCTTATGTAGTGACAAAGGGCACTAATGTCCCTTGAGTCAAAGGTTGTGCTCTATGACCCTGACAGCAATGAAGTGGGTGTGAAATGAGCGACCAAGTTGTTTCAGTCAAGTAGGAAAGCATGTTTGGCTTCAACAGTGTCATCAGTCAACTTTAACTAATTTGGATGTGTACGCACACACAcccacgcacacacgcacgcacacacacacacacgttggcatatgtggtttacggggccatttccatagacgcaatgcattttataggCCTGCTGtacaaactgttatattttattcccctaacctaccccagtccctaaccccaatgtcacaaaaacctgttggcagtctttaatctatgaaaaagtACCATTTAGTGTTTCctgtgtccccgtaaaccatgGTTATAGCATAGTAAACATGTAATTATATACTATTCAtgtaaaccacacacacacccagTGTTGGTAAAGTTCAATTCCTACATGAACTACTTCAAAGttcagttcacaaattttaaaataaactagttcatttcatagttcatatttcaaaattttgaaataGTTCACAGTTctaaaaatgaactaatttatagttcttttttcccatatttttattattattatttaatgatggccattattattactgacgaggattagggccactggtgaaaaaaatatttgaaatcttactttattctcagaattctgactttattctcagaagtctgactttattctcagaattctgactttattctcagaattctgactttattctcagaattctgacttttattaaagattaaagtcagaattctgagattaaagtcagaattctgagattaaagtcagaattcaaattctgagtttaaagtcagaattccgagtttaaagtcagaattccgagtttaaagtcagaattccgagtttaaagtcagaattccgagattaaagtcagaattccgagattaaagtcagaattccgagtttaaagtcagaattctgagattaaagtcagaattctgagattaaagtcagaattctgagaataaagtcagaattcaaaaataatttcaccagtggccctaatcctcttccgtaccattatagcccatatagaaccacagactattttatcagttttaacactgacgctaaatgcgtcagatttcatctttatatccaactttaaatccttatccaaccagggtttacatcaGCATTAACTATcttttattttctgtatttgcttgcacataccttgaaaaGCTAGCCAGGTGCCTAAGCGTCGCGTGTAAGACAACTCACAGGCATCGCACACCGCACGTGCaggttaaatagcgtgagcttagtcagagtctatttcaagatccagaatatgcgttagcagcctacattatgttaatcgttaacgatttgggacaaatatgatgttatttaatatcACCataactatgtgagtggcgcggaTTTCAGCAGAATCCAGAGTCagtaggcttgttcgacttcatgcggccccgcaagaaccgacagccggatgacttCAAAGAACCGCGAGAATGATtaaagaaatcatatttcgtctcgctctcccattactttgacgtcatctggctgtcgattcttgtggcgccgcatgaagtcgaacaagcccaGTGTGTCACCTCCATGCTGCTTTTTGTTTTGATGATGCATGCAGCCGTGAAACACTGGTGGCTGGTGTTGCCAgatttttgtgtttttcccctacacattaaggcctgtttacagtgtgttttagccggggtttcgcctggaagaatctaatcaaatctggcaccctattgaacgactaaactgagagagcgtgccaTTCACAAACACCAGAATAAacgagttcacagtaacgttcatcaggcagtaatacagtacgtTCAGTTCACGTTGGCCCAAATATGAACGAGTTCATGAACTTTTGTTCAGTGAACTCGTTCAGGCACAACACTGCACACACCCACACACGCctaaacaacaaataaaggaCTCAGACTGTTGTTTGACGCAGAAAAAGTATTTTACAAGGCAGTGTCCTAATCTAGATTAGTTTTAATTGCAGTAAGTTATTTGTACTGGACAGCAAGTGCATCAGTAAGGATAAATAATAAAGATAAGATATCAGACCTCTAACTGGGTATCCAAGGAAATACAGTGAACCTTATAAACTGATCAAAGTCGGGTACAAAAATCTGCGGGTATTACATAAATCTTGGAAATAGCATAAACCtgcaaaatgaaaataatcaatttgatcaacatttacattttttaattttatttgttcTTATCATCTCAAAGAATCtccacttaatttaaaaaatgctcGTGTTTATTTCACATTGTATTCTTTTCCAtgtttatttaagtttttgGATAATTACACTGTCCGAAAAAATTGTCCCTAGCTGTCGCTGGGATGGTACCTTTGTAccaaaagagttcatattagtaccttttTAAAGGATACTGGTActatttttgaccattttttctgacagtgtactttGAATCTCAGCAATTCCATCCCAAAGTCTCACTCATTTtccttttctttctctcttttctaCATTCTTCCAGCAAGTTGCATACCAGCATCATCCCAGTAATGGAAACATAACCATCCCTGGTTCCTCTCCATTTCACGATCCGTTCTTCCTGGTAGAGACCATGTGCATATGCTGGTTCTCCTTTGAACTAGTGATGCGCTTTAGCTGCTCTCCCAGTAAGATGTACTTCTTCAAGGATGTGATGAACATCATTGACTTCTTTGCTATCATTCCCTACTTTGTCACGCTCGGAACCGAGCTGGCCAAGTCAAAGGGAGCCACGCCAACCATGTCCCTGGCCATCATTAGGGTCATCCGTCTGGTAAGAGTGTTCAGGATCTTCAAGCTATCTCGCCACTCCAAAGGCCTTCAAATCTTGGGCCAGACACTAAAGGCCAGCTTAAGAGAACTGGCACTGCTCATTTTCTTTCTCTTCATCGGTGTCATCATATTCTCCAGCGCTGTCTACTTTGCAGAAGTGGACAACGCAGAAACGACTTTCACCAGCATCCCGGAAGCCTTCTGGTGGGCTGTGGTCACCATGACAACAGTGGGATACGGTGATATGACCCCGATGACGGTGGGTGGAAAGCTGGTGGGTTCTATGTGTGCTATCGCTGGTGTGCTCACCATCTCGCTTCCTGTTCCTGTCATCGTTTCTAACTTCAGCTATTTCTACCACCGTGAGATGGAGTGCGAGGACAACCAGGAGTACACCCATGTCAACACCTCCCTTTGGGAGAAGGAAGGAGGAAAGGACGAAGAAGACGACGACGAGGAAGGGCCAGATGAACACAGGGACTACGTTCCTCTTGAAGGAGACGTGGCGTACAGGGGGATCTGTGCTCCTCTCAATGGGACTCTCCTAACTGGGCTTTGTTCTGGGCAGGCTGGGGAGCAAAAAGATGGGGTCATTTGCCTACGGGAGCCATTGGTCACCCAAGTATGAGAAACTGGAGATCAAAACGGGAAAACGAGAGATGCCTTGTGTCGGGTTCATTGGCTACTGGCTGACTGTGACTCTCTGAATACACACGAAGAAAGGAAGAGTACGATTAAAAAGCTGACAACTCAGAAGGTACATTTGGAAATTCAGATGCAGCAGGCTGAGGAAGACATACAGGAGGGAAGTATAAAAATCACTGACCAGCAATAACACATTTAAAGGATGCACTTAGTATTTTTTTGGAGTCAGCTATGAATTATTGGGGGATAAAGAGTGTGGTATTAGGTATCGTGATCATAGATGACCTGACCATTTTTGAGGATATGAatgaaatgtataatttttatcATGCTTCAATACGagtttactgtatgtgtttctTTCTAATGAAGATTTTTTTGGAACATTAAGTTAAATTActgaatgtatttatttgtggaAACTATTTGTATCTATTCAAAGAGTGCCATTTGTCGTCTTAATGCTAAAATGTGTTCGGAATATTAGCTGGGCATAAGCTAAGTGGTGTTGTGCAATAAGCATTGCACCTTTGCTGTCAAGATCTTACTGTATAGTTCTTGACATACGACTTATTCATAGTAAGAGACTCTGAGCagtgtcatttaaatgtcatgcATTTTATCACCCAGTTGCCTCCATAAATGTTCCTGGGATTTGTGTGTCAGGCAGCAGTTTAAAGTCATAAATTAATCTGGAATTGTTTAGTGTTGAGTCTTGTTTACCTGCTGTTGCTCATATTATTGCTGTACTCAGCGACACAGTCATGAATGAGAAACGTGTGTGTATTCAAAATGCTATTTAGGGGAATATTGAATATATGGTGTCTATGTGCAATGTAAATGTGTAAGACTAACaacgtttgtttgtttatttatatttattaaaactttttatCACACAAACATATTGAACATTAAATTCACGTTttatgcataaattatattaaataattattatacaatggtaaataaataaatatatttaaataataaataaggtTTCAAGTACAAAACACTTAGAGCTGGACAATTTGTCAACCTTGATATCAGTTACAATGTAAAACGAATGTCCTCTAGTCTTCATTTCTAAGTGTACAGACTAGGGCTGAAAATGTTCTGAATGTGCGACTGGTGTCCCATTCCAAGTGGGTCGTCAGAGTTCAGGTTTACGTCTTGTATCTGGCTGTCTTCTCTTGCTGGAATCATAAACTGTGTAGTCATAATCGGAAGAAACAGAGACATTTCAGAGCAAGGTTTCTTTCTAGACTGCTTCGTGAAGAGTGACACAGAAAGTCCATTGTGTGGAGATAGGAAACAAGAATAACTATTTTCCAGTAGCAATTCCTTAAAGATGCAGTCTTGTTCAGCAAACTCTCTCTGAAagagaaaaatgtaaaaaaaaaatcagtccCTAGCTCTTCCAATTATTATAATGTACGAATATAGGGGCCCCCTCCTCCAAGCCCAAAGAATGTGAATCCATCCTTTACCTAAgtaatccatatttaaaactttacaaattaaaataacaaGCTTCCGGTAACACCGCCATCTTAGACAATGTGATCGTctgaattaaatatatttattaatgatCTTGCATGGTTTGAGGGAAGTAAATCATAGGTTTATTATAATTTCTGGCCGAACTACatgtactgtgcaaaagtcttaggccaccatcaccagctttgttgttttagcaaagttttaatgtcatccatatttattttcactctttttattaagatacaaacggaaaacacaagaaatatgtacacaaacttaaaaacaaaaccatttttagatctaaatgtcttctttaggcatcagtcagtatttagtgtgacctcttttggcacaaaacacatcttgagcttttttgaggagactgaagttcTAAaatcattcgattagaattaagaaataggatttaatttttatttacactgtaaaaaaattatgtggaattacagtattactgggaattactggcaactagctgccagtaacttaatgtagattttacatttatgttatttactggcaacagtttgttcaaagttaaatgaatacGAAACAtgttcagtctttatcttctacagtaagttactggcaaccatcTGCATAATTACcgctattttttacagtgtaggtttaagagatcctgcagttgcctACTATGCTCAAGTGCAAGGGGAGTTTacactaaatacttgacacttcagcttatacttttatactgtttttaatactacatacacatttcctgtattttctggttgtattctaataaagagactgagaaatatttatatatgatcactatacaattgtaaaaaacaacaaatctaatggtagcatggtggcctaagacttctgcacagtactgtaatattaaagatatcttatatatatttttataaaacacaaaaataactttagctgggttttcacagctCCACGCGTCAAATACAACATTGATCCATCTGTTAATTGgataatgctttaaaaaaacacaaaatgctgTAGTTTAATTGTTGCTTCCTTGTAGTGAGAGTGAGAGCagggaacaacacattttgtctCAATCAAGTTagattaatcatatttttatacAATCAACAcgcatctctgctacaaattaacccttaaagtttgtttttggaACTTATCATTGTTATACAAGtatgccaaaaatgacaaaactGCAAATTTGACAACTTGGCCCATaagtggggttaattgtaacaaaggGCTTGTCGTAATACTTGCTAGAAAATTCTATTTAAACACATAATTCAATATGACTATCTATACACTAGAGGAGGATATTGTTTATATCTATCTATAATAAATAGATGTCCACGCATCCATGAACTCTTATCTAACCATCCATACATCAATGCTTATGGATAGATGT
This genomic interval carries:
- the kcna7 gene encoding potassium voltage-gated channel subfamily A member 7; its protein translation is MDNLGNSGEGSDEEKGAKTQADEDISESDKKLKEERNMAEKGDKEKGDKKRELRRSGSLWRGGWALSERLAINVSGMRYETQIRTLSQFPDSLLGDPERRLQYFDPLRNEIFLDRNRICFDAILYFYQSGGRLRRPANVPLDIFMEELRFYELGEDIMTRFKEDEGFPKEVPQPLPDNEIQRKLWMLFEHPESSGGARIIAIISVMVIVVSILIFCLETLPDFRSEKELREQVAYQHHPSNGNITIPGSSPFHDPFFLVETMCICWFSFELVMRFSCSPSKMYFFKDVMNIIDFFAIIPYFVTLGTELAKSKGATPTMSLAIIRVIRLVRVFRIFKLSRHSKGLQILGQTLKASLRELALLIFFLFIGVIIFSSAVYFAEVDNAETTFTSIPEAFWWAVVTMTTVGYGDMTPMTVGGKLVGSMCAIAGVLTISLPVPVIVSNFSYFYHREMECEDNQEYTHVNTSLWEKEGGKDEEDDDEEGPDEHRDYVPLEGDVAYRGICAPLNGTLLTGLCSGQAGEQKDGVICLREPLVTQV